A genomic stretch from Streptomyces venezuelae ATCC 10712 includes:
- a CDS encoding sensor histidine kinase — protein sequence MDRAPGLSVRARLTLSYAGFLMLAGVLLLVAVWVSLVRFMPDMASSPDGPLSRTDFLRVFAPIAGVGMVFLLAFGLVGGWILAGRMLAPLARITDATRTATSGSLSHRIRLPGRADEFRELADAFDTMLARLEAHVEEQRRFAANASHELRTPLATTKALLDVARGDPTRDPRELVDRLQAVNTRAIGLTEALLLLGRADRRSFTREPVDLSLLAEDATETLLPLAEKHGVTVETDGDITPTTGSPALLLQLTMNLVHNAIVHNLPGPGSVWITTGVRAGAAVLTVENTGEELSPQLAATLTEPFRRGTERVHTDHAGVGLGLAIVRSITLAHDGTLTLTPRPAGGLRVTVELPTAGAPGED from the coding sequence GTGGATAGGGCTCCCGGCCTGAGCGTGCGCGCCCGGCTGACCCTCAGCTACGCCGGATTCCTGATGCTGGCCGGGGTCCTGCTGCTCGTCGCCGTGTGGGTGTCCCTGGTGCGCTTCATGCCCGACATGGCGTCCAGCCCCGACGGGCCGCTGAGCCGCACCGACTTCCTGCGGGTCTTCGCGCCGATCGCGGGCGTGGGCATGGTCTTCCTGCTGGCGTTCGGCCTCGTCGGCGGATGGATCCTCGCCGGCCGCATGCTCGCCCCCCTGGCCCGCATCACGGACGCCACCCGGACGGCCACGAGCGGTTCCCTCTCCCACCGCATCCGGCTGCCCGGCCGCGCCGACGAGTTCCGCGAGCTGGCCGACGCCTTCGACACGATGCTGGCCCGGCTCGAGGCGCACGTCGAAGAACAGCGGCGGTTCGCCGCCAACGCCTCCCACGAGCTGCGCACGCCGCTCGCGACCACCAAGGCCCTCCTCGACGTGGCCCGCGGCGATCCGACGCGCGACCCCCGGGAACTCGTCGACCGCCTCCAGGCCGTCAACACCCGCGCGATCGGCCTCACCGAGGCGCTGCTGCTGCTCGGCCGCGCCGACCGGCGCTCCTTCACCCGGGAGCCCGTCGACCTGTCCCTCCTGGCGGAGGACGCCACCGAGACGCTCCTCCCCCTGGCGGAGAAGCACGGCGTCACCGTCGAGACCGACGGCGACATCACCCCCACGACGGGGTCGCCTGCGCTGTTGCTGCAGCTCACCATGAACCTCGTGCACAACGCGATCGTCCACAACCTCCCCGGACCCGGCAGCGTGTGGATCACCACCGGCGTCCGCGCCGGGGCCGCGGTGCTCACCGTCGAGAACACCGGTGAGGAGCTCTCGCCGCAGCTGGCGGCGACCCTCACCGAGCCGTTCCGCCGCGGCACCGAGCGGGTGCACACCGACCACGCGGGCGTCGGCCTTGGCCTGGCCATCGTCCGGAGCATCACCCTCGCGCACGACGGAACCCTCACCCTCACCCCGCGCCCCGCCGGCGGGCTCCGCGTCACGGTGGAACTCCCCACGGCGGGCGCGCCCGGCGAGGACTGA
- a CDS encoding response regulator transcription factor has protein sequence MRVLIVEDEPFLAEAVRDGLRLEAIAADIAGDGDTALELLSVHSYDIAVLDRDIPGPNGDEIARRVVASGSGMPILMLTAADRLDDKVSGFELGADDYLTKPFELRELVLRLRALDRRRAHSRPPVREIAGLRVDPFRREVHRDGRPVALTRKQFAVLDVLVAAEGGVVSAEELLERAWDENTDPFTNAVRITVSALRKRLGEPWIIATVPGVGYRIDTPPETGPGSGARG, from the coding sequence ATGCGCGTGCTGATCGTCGAGGACGAACCCTTTCTGGCGGAAGCCGTCCGCGACGGACTGCGCCTGGAGGCGATCGCCGCCGACATCGCGGGGGACGGCGACACCGCCCTGGAACTGCTGAGCGTCCACAGCTACGACATCGCCGTACTCGACCGGGACATCCCGGGCCCGAACGGTGACGAGATCGCCCGGCGCGTCGTCGCCTCCGGCAGCGGCATGCCCATCCTCATGCTCACCGCGGCCGACCGGCTCGACGACAAGGTCTCCGGCTTTGAACTCGGGGCCGACGACTACCTCACGAAACCCTTCGAGCTGCGGGAACTCGTGCTGAGGCTCAGGGCGCTCGACCGCCGCCGCGCCCACAGCAGGCCTCCGGTGCGCGAGATCGCGGGCCTCCGGGTGGACCCGTTCCGCAGGGAGGTCCACCGGGACGGCCGCCCGGTCGCCCTGACCAGGAAGCAGTTCGCGGTGCTCGACGTCCTCGTCGCCGCCGAGGGCGGTGTCGTCAGCGCGGAGGAGCTGCTCGAACGCGCGTGGGACGAGAACACCGACCCGTTCACCAACGCCGTACGCATCACCGTCTCGGCCCTGCGCAAACGGCTCGGCGAACCCTGGATCATCGCCACCGTGCCCGGCGTCGGCTACCGCATCGACACGCCGCCGGAGACGGGCCCGGGGAGTGGCGCGCGTGGATAG